In Hymenobacter volaticus, the genomic window CTGGCTCGCCGGTGGCGCTTACAGGCCTTACGGCCAACACCGCCTACACCGTAACGATCCAAGCCCTTTGCTCAGCTGGTGGCACCACGCCAGCCATCACCCGTACGTTTACTACGTCGCCTCCGCCTCCGGCCAATGACAACTGCGCCGGTGCCACGGCCCTAGCCACTGCGGCTACGTGTACGCCCATTACCACCTCCAACGCAGGCGCCACAGCTTCGACGGGGGTACCCGCTCCAAGCTCGACCACCGGTACTGGCTGCTTTGTAGCGGCAACCCCCGTTAACAACGATGTCTGGTATAGCATTGTGGTGCCTGCTTCTGGTGGGGTAACGGTCACGACTAGCGCCGTAACGGGTTCGCCGGTGAATGATATGGGGCTAGTCCTCTACACCGGTACGTGTGGTGCGCTTACGGAAGTAGCTTGCAGTGACGATATTAGCTCGACCAATTTCTTTTCGAGCGCAAGAGCAACCGGCCTTACCCCCGGTTCAACGGTGTATGCCCGCGTATGGAGCTTTGGCACCACACCTACCGGTCAGTTCGGTATCTGTGCCGTGCCTACCATTGCCAACGATGCGGCAGTTCAGATTATCTATTCCGTAAGCAAAGCTCCCATATCGGCTCCGCAGACAATCCAGGCAGTTGTGCAGAACTTGGGTTCGTCGCCCCTGACCAATGTGCCGGTCATTCTGGCGGTGACTGGTAGCTCGCCGTATGCAAACGGTAAAATAGTGCCGACGCTGGCACCCGGTGCCTCGGCTATCGTTACGTTTGATACCTATACCCCAACGGCTACCGGCAGTAACACCATAACGGTAACGGTGCCAGACGACGGGTTGAATACCAACAATTCGCAAACCACCACGACAACTGTTACGACCAATAGCTTGTCGTATTACGTTGAGGGGCAAGCAACTACTACCTCCGTGAGTGTTTCAAGCACAAATCCGGGTGGTACGCTGGCGGTTAAACACATCATCAATACACCATCTACTATCGGTGAAGTTCGATTGACTTTCCTGGCGTCCACGGCCGCAGCAACATACCAAGTGGTCATACTCAATGCCACGGCCACCGGGCAGCCGGGCACTGTAGTTTTCACGTCGCCTACTCTAACCAAGCCAACTACGGCCGGCGTGGTCACGGTGCCTGTCACGAACACAGCTGTAAATGGCACCTTCTTCGTCGGGTTGAAAGAGGTATCGGGTGGGGTTGGTATTGCGTATCAGGTGGAAGACCCGCTGCGCCCCAACACGTACTTCTATCAGACGTCCGCTACCGGCGCTTGGACCGATGTGAATACCACCACCTTGAAAACTCGTTTGGGCATCGAGGTTGGATTTAGCACGCGGATTCTCTCGGCGCGTAGTGCCGCCTTGACGCAGGCTATATCCTTGTATCCCAATCCGGCGCACGACGCCTTCACCCTGAATTTGCCGGCCATTGCAGGTCAGCGTACGGCCAAGCTGACGCTCATTAATATGCTGGGCCAGCCCGTGCAAACCCGCACGGTACAGCTCGGCGCCAACGGTACCGAAACGCAAGTGAAGGTAGACGGCCTCGCCGCGGGCCTGTACACCCTACAAATTCAAACTGCCAACCAACTAGCTACCAAGCAAGTGGTTGTGGAATAGAAAATCAATCAGCAAGGCGAGCGGATAGCTATCTTGCCAATCTGAACAGCAAAAAGCCCGGCTTACGATAAGCCGGGCTTTTTGCTGTTCAGATCGGTAAGTCAGTCACGTACTGCGTATGCTCCCGTAACTTCAGGACAAGCTGCTGGTTGCTTGCATTGTGTTTAGCCCCGTTTCTATGTTACTGCCAACTTCGTCGTCTGTGCCCGGTGCTGCGCCACTTACTTTCGTGTGCTTGCACTACTGGGCCGGTTCGGGTAAAGAATGGCAAGCCGTAGCTGAACTGCTAGCCCCAGAATATGGTGTGCTAACCCCCGACCTAGGAGGTTTTGGTAATGCACCAGCGCCAGCAGGCGGATTCACTGTCGATGCCTATGCCGACGAGGTAGCCGCGTATATAGCAAGCCGGCAACTGCAACAGTACGTACTGGTAGGGCACAGCATGGGTGGCAAAATTGCCTTGGCTCTAGCCGCTCGGCAGCCGGTTGGGTTGCTAGGCGTAGCGCTGCTAAGTCCGTCGCCGCCCACGCCTGAGCCCATGACCGAAGAAGACCGGCAGAGCAGCTTGCGAGCATTTGGAAAGCGCCCGGAAACTGAAAAAACGCTAGCTACAATTACGGCTCGTACATTGCCTGCCGCTGTGCAGCAGCAAATCATCGACGACAACCTGCATACTAGCAAGGCCGCCTGGAACGCGTGGCTACTACACGGCAGCCGCGAAAACATAGCGGCCCGGCTGCACCAGTTGCGCGTGCCCTGCACCGTGCTTGCCGGCGACCAAGATGCAGTGCTATCACCGTCGGTGCACGGGCTCGAAACCCTGCCGTTGCTCCCCGATGGTACCCACCTCGAGATTGTGGGCGGAGCTGGCCACCTGCTGCCCTACGAAGCACCCGAGGAAGTAGCAAACCTGCTGCAAGCCTTTGCTCGGCAACTTCCTCAGGGAGCAGACTAACTTGTTGGCAGGCGGCTGCGTTGGAGGAAAGGTGCGTGAACCTCAGCAAACAGTAGCATTCTCGGGCCGTATGATAGTTGCGTGGCGTCGGCATTGGCCTCACTATGTGGCCGAAGCGCTTGGGCTGGCCTTCTTTATTAGTTGCGCCAGTTTGCTTACCGTTTTGCTGGAGCACCCAGCGTCGCCAGTCCGGCAAGCCTTGCCGAATGAGGTAGTGCGACGTGGCCTGCTAGGAGCGGCTATGCTTTTCGTTGTGGTGACCATTGTCTATAACCCATGGGGCAAACGCTCGGGGGCACACATCAATCCTGCCGTGACGCTGGCCTTTTGGCAACTAGGCAAAGTGCGCCTTCCCGATGCTGTCTGGTATGTGGTAGCGCAATTTGTGGGCGCAATAGTAGCCGCTCAGCTGATGAGCTTGGTACTGGGCCCGCTGTACGCCCACCCCGCCGTAAAATATGCCGTAACGCAACCCAAGCCAGGGGGTGAGGCGCTAGCTTTTGCGGCCGAGTTCATTATCTCCTTTCTGTTGATGCTGGTAATGCTGAAAGCCTTGCACTCCAGCAAACTCAAGAAGATAACGGGCTGGCTACTGGGTGGGCTCATTGCGCTCTATATCCTAATCGAAACGCCGTATTCGGGCATGAGCTTGAACCCAGCACGCAGCCTCGGCACCGCTTTGGCAGCCAATAGCTACCACGGGCTGTGGCTCTACTGGGTGGCCCCACCCTTGGCTATGTGGCTGGCAACGGTGCTGTTCCGGCGCTTCTACCACGGCGAAGATTTAGACTGCGCTATCCTAGCAGGCTGTGGCCCCGGTACCTCGTCGCCCCACTCTCCCGAGGAAGAGCCACCCCAGTACCCCGACGAATGAAAGTGTAAAGCAGGGAGGGTAACAGTTCAGTGGCGCAATCAGCACAAGGCGGGTAGAAAGCGCACTAACTCAACAACCTAATGCCTAGTCTAAGGCTCTTTCGCGGAAGAGGACGTAGCCGATGTGAGCAAACACGCCGAATTTATGGTCGGGGTCGTCGTAGTGAATGAACTGAAGCGAGGCCGGACCTACGGGAGTTTGGTAAACAAAACCCGTCATGGCCGTGAGATAGGGTCGGCTGAAGCTACCGCGAGCAGCAAGCAAGGGGTTGCTTTCCGCCCGCTCATACGGGCGAAACAAGGCGTGCGCATACACTTCGCTTCGCCATTCCAACGACCCTAGTATAGCCTTGATATAGCGCAGCCCCACGGCTGCGTAGGTTGTGCCCCGGTAACGATCCAGAAACAGAGTACGTGAGTCGGGGAGGGGCAGGAATGCTGGCGCCGACGTGAGTGACGAGCGGTAGGTGGCAAACCGGCCCTGCGTGGAAGCTACCGCATCCACGGTGTAGCCCCAGGCGTGCACGCGGCGGCCCACCGAATCCACTTTGTGGAAAGTGAAATACTGCTCGGTATAGAAGCGCGCTTGCAGCCACTGGTGGTCCTTGGTGCGGGCCAACAACCCCGGTGCAGTGGAACCAGGCGTGTATTCCTCCTCTCCGAGTACCCCGCGCAGCTTTATCTCGGCCCGCCGACCACTAACAGCGTACTGCCGCCGGTTTAGGGAGTTACGCTGAAATTCTAGCGTGCCGGTCAGCCCTCGTTTCATGCGACTTTCGTCTAGCTCGGCTCCGCTACTGATTTCATTGGTATTGGCAAATCGGTCGCGGTTCGTGAACAAGCTGCCGCCTACGATAAACCGGCTGCGGTAGTTGGGGCTGTAGCCTACCACAAAACCCGTTCGTAAATCGCGCTGCTGCAACTGCGTATTCTGCGCGGTGCTACCAAGCAGAACGCCGGTATCCTGATAGTTGAAGTTGTTGAAGGTGATAATGGGTTCGAAATAAAACGGCGCATTGCCAGGAATACTAATCCGAAAAGAACCCTGCGCTCCGTTGTAAAAGCGCCCGATGGTGGCATCAGCTTGCACCGTGTACAGCAGGCGGTTGAGGTAACGGTAGGCTCCACCCAAATAGAAATTGCTCATTGAGCGCGACGACAACAGCACGCCTAGGTCGGTGGTGAGGTTGCTGTTTTGGCGGGCATCCAGGTTCATTACGTAGCCCTTCAGTTGGCTGTCGTAGCGGACGCGGGGGTAGACGTTGTTGAAAAAGTCGTTGTTGACGAGGCGGTAGTAGCCTTCTTCCACATCACCGGGCGAGTAGTTGGAGCCAGTGCGCTGAAAGAATCGCCGAATAAACTCTTGCTGTTGGCGCGGCACTCCTTGCACCGTTATTTCCTTGAACTCGGGGCGAGGCGCCTGCTCCTGGAAAGCGCGTCGGCGCTGCTGTAAGGCCAGCGTATCCTCGCGGCGCGGAATCCGGGCTAGCAATTCATCTAGCTTCTTCTCCGTGGCTTGTTTGCCTAGCATGAGTAGCTGGCCCACCCTGTTAAAGTCAGCGGCGGTATACCCATCTAGATTAGGTTGAATAAAAACCCCGTTGCTACCGACCGACGTGGTATCGGCGCCATTGAAGCCCACAAATAGCAATGTGTTGGTAAGCAGCTGGTCGTCTTTCTCTTTGGGGTATTTATTGAACGCCACGTCCCCCACGTTTACCCCAATGATAATGTCGGGCTTGAATTCTTCCCGCATCACATCAGTCGGGAAATTATCTACCACGGCCCCGTCGAAGAGGTAGCGGCCGTCGGGCTGACGTATGGGTCGAAACGCCAGTGGGAAAGCCATCGAGTTGCGCACGGCATCAGACAAAGAGCCGTCGCGCTGCACCACTTTTTTGCGCGTAAATACCTCGGAAGCCACACTGCGGTAGGGCACCAGCAACTTATCGAAGTTGTAGCCAGAAACAGCGCCGGCTGGGGCTAGCATGGTGGCCAGTACGTAATTCAGCGTCACATCATCCACGAGCTTGGGCGTCACGCGGGCCTTCAGCGTCGAGTCGATGGCTAGGCGCAAGTGCAGCGCCGCGGGGTTGTAGTCGTTGTCGTAGTAGTTGTAGACTTTGCCTTCGAGCGGTTCGCCCGACACCCAGTTCTGAAACTCGGGCTTGAGTACAATCTCCTTTATCTCGCGGGGTGAATAACCCGCCGCGTACATGCCGCCCACTATGGCCCCCATACTCGTCCCGACGATGTAGTCGATGGGGATTCGGTTCTTCTCCAGCACTTCCAGCACTCCCACGTGCGCTAGCCCTTTGGCGCCGCCGCCGCTCAGCACCAAGCCTACTTTTTGGGCTTGTGCCAACGGACTGCCCACGAGCAGTAGCAATAGTAAAAATTCGAGGATACGGCGAGTTTTTCGCATGTAATCAAGTAAGTAAGCTCCACCTTGTAGAGGCGCGTTTCCTACGCAACCGTCCTAGACAAGTTGCGCGCATACGGAAGTGTAAGCTCCAGTACAAATAAGATAGGGATCAGCAAACCCTGTTGCTAAGTAAGCAGCTAACGCAAGCATCCATAAACACATGTGTCAGGCTTATTTGGTTCAGGGTGCCAGCCAAGCGCCTAAGGGGCCCGGAAGATTGCGCAGCACCGTGAACAGCACCGTGAAGGTTGCTATGCTCCATCCAAACCAGGGCCGATACAGAAATGAGTTGCGGCGCGGCCGCTTAGCAAGCCACCCGCGCAGTTCTTCCACTGATCCAACTACCAAAACAGGAGCGGCAAGTGCCGCCAGCAAGTTGAACCCAATGGCCTGCTTGAAGTGGCCATGCAAAAGAGCATGCACGGCTCGTTGGGTGCCACAGCCCGGGCAATGCAAGCCGGTTAGCCAGTGCACCAAGCAGCGCGGAAACGGGTGCTGCGCCGGGTCGAGGCGAAAATAAAGGGCGGCCAGCACTAGCCCAGCCAATAAGCTCAGTGCCAGCAAACCTCTTCCCTGACGATACAAAATCA contains:
- a CDS encoding patatin-like phospholipase family protein yields the protein MRKTRRILEFLLLLLLVGSPLAQAQKVGLVLSGGGAKGLAHVGVLEVLEKNRIPIDYIVGTSMGAIVGGMYAAGYSPREIKEIVLKPEFQNWVSGEPLEGKVYNYYDNDYNPAALHLRLAIDSTLKARVTPKLVDDVTLNYVLATMLAPAGAVSGYNFDKLLVPYRSVASEVFTRKKVVQRDGSLSDAVRNSMAFPLAFRPIRQPDGRYLFDGAVVDNFPTDVMREEFKPDIIIGVNVGDVAFNKYPKEKDDQLLTNTLLFVGFNGADTTSVGSNGVFIQPNLDGYTAADFNRVGQLLMLGKQATEKKLDELLARIPRREDTLALQQRRRAFQEQAPRPEFKEITVQGVPRQQQEFIRRFFQRTGSNYSPGDVEEGYYRLVNNDFFNNVYPRVRYDSQLKGYVMNLDARQNSNLTTDLGVLLSSRSMSNFYLGGAYRYLNRLLYTVQADATIGRFYNGAQGSFRISIPGNAPFYFEPIITFNNFNYQDTGVLLGSTAQNTQLQQRDLRTGFVVGYSPNYRSRFIVGGSLFTNRDRFANTNEISSGAELDESRMKRGLTGTLEFQRNSLNRRQYAVSGRRAEIKLRGVLGEEEYTPGSTAPGLLARTKDHQWLQARFYTEQYFTFHKVDSVGRRVHAWGYTVDAVASTQGRFATYRSSLTSAPAFLPLPDSRTLFLDRYRGTTYAAVGLRYIKAILGSLEWRSEVYAHALFRPYERAESNPLLAARGSFSRPYLTAMTGFVYQTPVGPASLQFIHYDDPDHKFGVFAHIGYVLFRERALD
- a CDS encoding MIP/aquaporin family protein, with amino-acid sequence MIVAWRRHWPHYVAEALGLAFFISCASLLTVLLEHPASPVRQALPNEVVRRGLLGAAMLFVVVTIVYNPWGKRSGAHINPAVTLAFWQLGKVRLPDAVWYVVAQFVGAIVAAQLMSLVLGPLYAHPAVKYAVTQPKPGGEALAFAAEFIISFLLMLVMLKALHSSKLKKITGWLLGGLIALYILIETPYSGMSLNPARSLGTALAANSYHGLWLYWVAPPLAMWLATVLFRRFYHGEDLDCAILAGCGPGTSSPHSPEEEPPQYPDE
- a CDS encoding fibronectin type III domain-containing protein gives rise to the protein MKANFYSLISWVSDGLRSRLTAMAAAMLLAPAAWAQIEVPAGNVDSGTNGRKPFGTWWGYERSAMIYTAAEIGTTGNLTRIGFYLNAVNAPGAAATKIYLKKVSNATFAAATTVAVEETGATLVYDATIPASSFTANTWVSVPLTAPFAYDGTANLEVIVETNTPAAGNETSASKVFRYSSTGTNNRTQFWQTDDAPPTTVGTLSILRPNIQLTGLNPLACAPIATLNVNNITTTSAQLSFTPSATSTSYTVTYTPAGGTATTITPAPTGSPINLTGLTLNTAYTVTITSNCAGSTTSPVVTTTFTTLAVSNDNPSGAIALPISATCVPTNGTNVGATTTPPNGYVNPGASPNNCGAALTPRDVWYTFTTAASGAGSTAATLQVTGNAAGYIRVFSSANGAAGPFTERACASGGANNTVSIPLNLTGLTASTTYYVAVSGYGSADTTGPFTICASSTPVAICAPPLALSFGNITATSANLIFTPGAGNTSYTVTYYPTATPTMTTTITPAPTGSPVALTGLTANTAYTVTIQALCSAGGTTPAITRTFTTSPPPPANDNCAGATALATAATCTPITTSNAGATASTGVPAPSSTTGTGCFVAATPVNNDVWYSIVVPASGGVTVTTSAVTGSPVNDMGLVLYTGTCGALTEVACSDDISSTNFFSSARATGLTPGSTVYARVWSFGTTPTGQFGICAVPTIANDAAVQIIYSVSKAPISAPQTIQAVVQNLGSSPLTNVPVILAVTGSSPYANGKIVPTLAPGASAIVTFDTYTPTATGSNTITVTVPDDGLNTNNSQTTTTTVTTNSLSYYVEGQATTTSVSVSSTNPGGTLAVKHIINTPSTIGEVRLTFLASTAAATYQVVILNATATGQPGTVVFTSPTLTKPTTAGVVTVPVTNTAVNGTFFVGLKEVSGGVGIAYQVEDPLRPNTYFYQTSATGAWTDVNTTTLKTRLGIEVGFSTRILSARSAALTQAISLYPNPAHDAFTLNLPAIAGQRTAKLTLINMLGQPVQTRTVQLGANGTETQVKVDGLAAGLYTLQIQTANQLATKQVVVE
- a CDS encoding DUF2752 domain-containing protein — protein: MILYRQGRGLLALSLLAGLVLAALYFRLDPAQHPFPRCLVHWLTGLHCPGCGTQRAVHALLHGHFKQAIGFNLLAALAAPVLVVGSVEELRGWLAKRPRRNSFLYRPWFGWSIATFTVLFTVLRNLPGPLGAWLAP
- a CDS encoding alpha/beta fold hydrolase — its product is MLLPTSSSVPGAAPLTFVCLHYWAGSGKEWQAVAELLAPEYGVLTPDLGGFGNAPAPAGGFTVDAYADEVAAYIASRQLQQYVLVGHSMGGKIALALAARQPVGLLGVALLSPSPPTPEPMTEEDRQSSLRAFGKRPETEKTLATITARTLPAAVQQQIIDDNLHTSKAAWNAWLLHGSRENIAARLHQLRVPCTVLAGDQDAVLSPSVHGLETLPLLPDGTHLEIVGGAGHLLPYEAPEEVANLLQAFARQLPQGAD